In Chthoniobacterales bacterium, the sequence GTGGCGCTCGGTGCGTTCGGCGCGCACGCGCTCAAGCCGATGCTGGCGTCGTTCGGCACGGCGGACGTGTGGGTGACCGCGGTGCAATACCAGCTCGTCCATTCCGTGGCGTTGCTCGGGCTGGCCGCGGCGGGACGGGCGAGCCAGCTGGTGACGTGGCTGTGGGTCGCTGGCGTCGTCGTCTTTTCGGGATCGCTTTATCTCTACGCGTCGTCGGGTGTGCGCTGGCTGGGGGCGATCACTCCGCTCGGTGGCGTGGCATTGCTTGCCGGCTGGCTGATCCTGCTGCTTCGCGGACGATGACCGCGCACGTTACCACGATCGAGGTGCGAACGCGCGGCAAGGGCACCTACGAAATAACGGACGACGTCGCGCATGTCGTGCACGAGAGCGGGGTGCGCACGGGCATGGTCACCGTGTTTCTCCAGCACACGAGTGCGAGTCTTGTCATTTACGAAAATGCGGATCCGTCGGCGCGCGAGGATCTGCACGCCTATTTCGAGCGACTGGTGCCGGAGGATGGCCCCGACTGGCGGCACACCCTCGAGGGACCGGATGACACGACGAGCCACCTGCGGATGGCTCTCACGCGCACGAGTGAAACGATTCCCGTGAAGGGCGGCCGGCCCACGCTCGGCACGTGGCAGGGCATCTTCGTCTTCGAGCACCGCCGGGCCCCGCACACGCGGCGCGTGGTGGTGAGCGTGGTCGGGAACTAGCGAAGAGGAAGCGGAAGAGACATGGTTTTCAACTCCTACGAGTTTCTCCTTTTCTTCTGATCGCTATTGCTCGAACCAGGAAATGCCGTTTTCGGCATTGGCGGCGGACCGGGTGTTCGGATCGTCGACGAGCACCGCTCGTGTGACCGGCGCGACGTGACCATCGCAGAAAAGCACGTTGGCGATGGCGGTGGGGCTGGACGGGCGGCTGCCGTGGAGGAAGGCGACCGTCTCGGGAGTCGCCGCGGGTTCGTAGTCGCTCACCTCGGTGAGAAAGACGATGTTGCCGGGGAAATTGAGCTCGCTGATGCGGAAGCTGCGAACGCCTTCCTGCGGCTGGAGGAAGCGGTTCATCGCATAGTTGAAGTAGAACAGTTCCGGGTCCCAGGCGTGCGGCGCCTTCGAGGAGGGATCGATCCAGAGCGACGGCGTGCCTGGCTTCGGGCGGCTGCCGGTGGGCAGTTCCGAGAGCGGCGGCTGGCTGAGATACGTGGGGAGGGCGTTATACCAGGCCTTCTCCGGCTTCGCCACGATCGGCGCGGAGCCGACCTCGGGGAGCTGGTTCTCGTTGTCGATGAGGTAGAGATTCAGTGCGATGCCCCACTGCTGAAGATTGCGCGCGCTGGCGGCCCCGGAGGCGTCCTTGCCGCGGGCCACGAGCCACGCGATGATGGCGACGACCAGAAGGACGCCGACGGCGCTGGCGAGGAGAATTTCCCGGGGCTTCATGAACAACGATTCGAGGAGTTACAGACCATTGGGGTCTTGCATGGTCCAGCCTGCGGGAACAGCGAAGGCGAGAGGTTGTGGGGCTTTGGAGAGGTAGCT encodes:
- a CDS encoding DUF423 domain-containing protein produces the protein MENPDRGNFVSLPFRIAAGMGFLGVALGAFGAHALKPMLASFGTADVWVTAVQYQLVHSVALLGLAAAGRASQLVTWLWVAGVVVFSGSLYLYASSGVRWLGAITPLGGVALLAGWLILLLRGR
- a CDS encoding secondary thiamine-phosphate synthase enzyme YjbQ, whose protein sequence is MTAHVTTIEVRTRGKGTYEITDDVAHVVHESGVRTGMVTVFLQHTSASLVIYENADPSAREDLHAYFERLVPEDGPDWRHTLEGPDDTTSHLRMALTRTSETIPVKGGRPTLGTWQGIFVFEHRRAPHTRRVVVSVVGN